The following proteins come from a genomic window of Burkholderia stabilis:
- the ybaK gene encoding Cys-tRNA(Pro) deacylase produces the protein MSKSRHVSETPATQLLRRHGVAFGEHPYEYVEHGGTGESARQLGVDEHSVVKTLVMEDEHAKPLIVLMHGDRTVSTKNLARQIGAKRVEPCKPDVANRHSGYLVGGTSPFGTRKTMPVYVEATILELPTIYLNGGRRGYLVSLEPAVLTSLLGAQPVQCASVD, from the coding sequence ATGAGCAAATCCAGACACGTGTCCGAAACTCCCGCGACTCAGCTGTTGCGCCGCCACGGCGTTGCGTTCGGCGAGCATCCGTACGAATACGTCGAGCATGGCGGCACCGGCGAGTCGGCGCGCCAGCTCGGCGTCGACGAGCACAGCGTCGTGAAGACGCTCGTGATGGAAGACGAGCATGCGAAGCCGCTGATCGTGCTGATGCACGGCGACCGCACCGTGTCGACGAAGAACCTCGCGCGGCAGATCGGCGCGAAGCGCGTCGAGCCGTGCAAGCCCGACGTTGCGAACCGCCATTCGGGCTATCTCGTCGGCGGCACGTCGCCGTTCGGCACGCGCAAGACGATGCCCGTCTACGTCGAGGCGACGATCCTCGAATTACCGACGATCTACCTGAACGGCGGGCGGCGCGGCTACCTCGTCAGCCTCGAGCCGGCGGTGCTCACGTCGCTGCTCGGCGCGCAGCCCGTGCAGTGCGCGAGCGTCGACTGA
- the plsY gene encoding glycerol-3-phosphate 1-O-acyltransferase PlsY gives MQILLAALVAYLIGSVSFAVVVSAAMGLADPRSYGSKNPGATNVLRSGNKKAAILTLVGDAFKGWIAVWLARRFGLPDVAVAWVAIAVFIGHLYPVFFRFQGGKGVATAAGVLLAVHPVLGLATALTWLIVAFFFRYSSLAALVAAVFAPVFDVFLFGTGHNPVAWAVLAMSVLLVWRHRSNISKLLAGQESRIGDKKKAAADSSAQDGGKA, from the coding sequence ATGCAGATCCTGCTCGCCGCCCTCGTTGCCTACCTGATCGGTTCGGTGTCGTTCGCCGTCGTCGTCAGCGCCGCGATGGGCCTGGCCGACCCCCGCTCGTACGGGTCGAAGAATCCCGGCGCGACCAACGTGCTGCGCAGCGGCAACAAGAAGGCCGCGATCCTGACGCTCGTCGGCGATGCGTTCAAGGGCTGGATTGCCGTCTGGCTCGCGCGGCGCTTCGGCCTGCCCGATGTCGCGGTCGCGTGGGTCGCGATCGCCGTGTTCATCGGCCACCTGTATCCGGTGTTCTTCCGCTTCCAGGGTGGCAAGGGCGTGGCGACCGCGGCCGGCGTGCTGCTCGCCGTGCACCCGGTGCTCGGGCTCGCGACCGCGCTGACCTGGCTGATCGTCGCGTTCTTCTTCCGCTATTCGTCGCTCGCGGCGCTGGTGGCGGCCGTGTTCGCACCGGTGTTCGACGTGTTCCTGTTCGGCACGGGCCATAACCCGGTCGCGTGGGCCGTGCTCGCGATGAGCGTGCTGCTCGTGTGGCGTCACCGCAGCAACATTTCGAAGCTGCTCGCGGGGCAGGAAAGCCGGATCGGCGACAAGAAGAAGGCGGCCGCGGACAGCAGCGCGCAGGACGGCGGGAAAGCCTGA
- a CDS encoding YajQ family cyclic di-GMP-binding protein: MPSFDVVSEANMIEVKNAIEQSNKEISTRFDFKGSDARVEQKERELTLFADDDFKLGQVKDVLIGKLAKRNVDVRFLDYGKVEKIGGDKVKQIVTVKKGVTGDLAKKIVRLVKDSKIKVQASIQGDAVRISGTKRDDLQSTIAMLRKDVTDTPLDFNNFRD, from the coding sequence ATGCCATCGTTCGACGTCGTTTCCGAAGCGAACATGATCGAAGTGAAGAACGCCATCGAGCAGTCGAACAAGGAAATTTCGACGCGCTTCGACTTCAAGGGCTCCGACGCGCGCGTCGAGCAGAAGGAACGCGAGCTGACGCTGTTCGCCGACGACGATTTCAAGCTCGGCCAGGTCAAGGACGTGCTGATCGGCAAGCTGGCCAAGCGCAACGTCGACGTGCGCTTCCTCGACTACGGCAAGGTCGAGAAGATCGGCGGCGACAAGGTCAAGCAGATCGTCACCGTGAAGAAAGGCGTGACGGGTGATCTCGCGAAGAAGATCGTGCGGCTCGTGAAGGACAGCAAGATCAAGGTGCAGGCGAGCATCCAGGGCGACGCGGTGCGCATCTCGGGCACCAAGCGCGACGACCTGCAGAGCACGATCGCGATGCTGCGCAAGGACGTGACCGACACGCCGCTCGATTTCAACAACTTCCGCGACTGA
- the murB gene encoding UDP-N-acetylmuramate dehydrogenase codes for MPPDDSALSLLPDHPLAAHNTFGIAANARFAARITHASQFEALHRDPRVANLPQLVLGGGSNVVFTRDFDGVVLLDEIAGRRVVREDDDAWYVEAGGGENWHAFVAWTLEHGMPGLENLALIPGTVGAAPIQNIGAYGLEMKAYFDSLVAVELATGRSERFDAARCAFGYRDSFFKREGRGRFAIVSVTFRLPRQWAPRLGYADVTRELDARGIAPDAATPRDVFDAVVAIRRAKLPDPLVVGNAGSFFKNPVIDAAQFDALRARAPDVVSYPQPDGQVKLAAGWLIDRCGWKGRALGAAAVHDRQALVLVNRGGATGADVLALARAIQHDVREQFGVELEAEPVCL; via the coding sequence ATGCCTCCTGACGATTCCGCCCTGTCGCTGCTTCCCGACCATCCGCTCGCCGCGCACAACACGTTCGGCATTGCCGCGAACGCGCGCTTTGCCGCGCGCATCACGCATGCGTCGCAGTTCGAGGCGCTGCATCGCGACCCGCGCGTCGCGAATCTGCCGCAGCTCGTGCTCGGCGGCGGCAGCAATGTCGTGTTCACGCGCGATTTCGACGGTGTCGTGCTGCTCGACGAGATCGCGGGCCGCCGCGTCGTGCGCGAGGACGACGACGCGTGGTACGTCGAGGCCGGCGGCGGCGAGAACTGGCATGCGTTTGTCGCGTGGACGCTCGAACACGGGATGCCGGGCCTCGAGAATCTCGCGCTGATCCCGGGCACCGTCGGCGCCGCGCCGATCCAGAACATCGGCGCGTACGGCCTCGAGATGAAGGCGTATTTCGACTCGCTGGTCGCGGTCGAGCTGGCGACGGGGCGCAGCGAGCGCTTCGACGCCGCGCGCTGCGCGTTCGGTTATCGGGACAGTTTCTTCAAGCGGGAAGGGCGTGGCCGGTTCGCGATCGTGTCGGTGACGTTCCGGCTGCCCAGGCAGTGGGCGCCGCGGCTCGGCTATGCGGATGTCACGCGTGAGCTCGACGCGCGCGGCATCGCGCCCGACGCGGCGACGCCGCGCGACGTGTTCGATGCGGTCGTCGCGATCCGCCGCGCGAAGCTGCCCGATCCGCTCGTGGTCGGCAACGCGGGTAGTTTCTTCAAGAATCCGGTTATCGATGCCGCGCAGTTCGACGCGCTGCGCGCTCGCGCGCCCGACGTCGTGTCGTATCCGCAGCCGGACGGGCAGGTCAAGCTCGCGGCCGGCTGGCTGATCGACCGCTGCGGCTGGAAGGGGCGCGCGCTGGGGGCGGCGGCCGTGCACGACCGCCAGGCGCTCGTGCTCGTCAACCGCGGCGGCGCGACGGGGGCCGACGTGCTCGCGCTTGCGCGGGCGATCCAGCATGACGTGCGCGAGCAGTTCGGCGTTGAACTCGAGGCCGAACCAGTCTGCCTGTAA
- the argF gene encoding ornithine carbamoyltransferase, which produces MTAKTIRHYLQFKDFSLEDYEYVLERTGILKRKFKNYETYHPLHDRTLAMIFEKSSTRTRLSFEAGIFQLGGHAVFMSTRDTQLGRGEPVEDSAQVISRMVDIIMIRTFEQEVIQRFAENSRVPVINGLTNEYHPCQVLADIFTYYEHRGPIAGKTVAWVGDANNMLYTWIEAAQILGFKLRLSTPPGYALDMKLVSPDSTPFYEVFDDPNEACKGADLVTTDVWTSMGFEAENEVRMKAFADWCVDEEMMGHANPDALFMHCLPAHRGEEVTAGVIDGPQSVVWDEAENRLHVQKALMEFLLLGRLKH; this is translated from the coding sequence ATGACCGCCAAAACCATTCGTCACTACCTGCAGTTCAAGGATTTCTCGCTGGAAGACTACGAGTACGTGCTCGAACGCACGGGTATCCTGAAACGCAAGTTCAAGAACTACGAGACCTATCACCCGCTGCACGACCGCACGCTCGCGATGATCTTCGAGAAGAGCTCGACGCGCACGCGGCTGTCGTTCGAGGCCGGCATCTTCCAGCTCGGCGGCCATGCCGTCTTCATGAGCACGCGCGACACGCAGCTCGGCCGCGGCGAGCCCGTCGAGGATTCCGCGCAGGTCATTTCGCGGATGGTCGACATCATCATGATCCGTACCTTCGAGCAGGAAGTGATCCAGCGCTTCGCGGAAAACTCCCGCGTGCCGGTGATCAACGGCCTGACGAACGAATACCACCCGTGCCAGGTGCTCGCCGACATCTTCACGTACTACGAGCACCGCGGCCCGATCGCCGGCAAGACCGTCGCATGGGTCGGCGACGCGAACAACATGCTCTATACGTGGATCGAAGCCGCGCAGATCCTCGGCTTCAAGCTGCGCCTGTCCACGCCGCCCGGCTACGCGCTCGACATGAAGCTCGTGTCGCCCGACAGCACGCCGTTCTACGAGGTGTTCGACGACCCGAACGAAGCATGCAAGGGCGCCGATCTCGTGACGACCGACGTGTGGACGAGCATGGGCTTCGAGGCCGAGAACGAGGTGCGCATGAAGGCGTTCGCCGACTGGTGCGTCGACGAGGAAATGATGGGGCACGCAAACCCGGACGCGCTCTTCATGCACTGCCTGCCCGCGCACCGCGGCGAGGAAGTGACGGCCGGCGTGATCGACGGCCCGCAGAGCGTCGTGTGGGACGAGGCGGAAAACCGCCTGCACGTGCAAAAGGCGCTGATGGAGTTTCTGCTGCTTGGCCGTCTCAAGCACTGA
- a CDS encoding DUF3579 domain-containing protein — MAETPPTEFFIQGITKDGKKFRPSDWSERLAGVMACFGPGASGPNARLKYSLYVRPTMLGDLKCVILDSRLRDIEPMAFDFVLNFAKDNNLVVTEACELPDYSAKK; from the coding sequence ATGGCTGAAACCCCTCCGACCGAATTTTTCATCCAGGGCATCACGAAAGACGGGAAAAAGTTTCGCCCGAGCGACTGGTCGGAACGTCTGGCCGGTGTGATGGCCTGCTTCGGGCCGGGGGCGAGCGGGCCGAATGCGCGTCTCAAGTATTCGCTGTACGTGCGCCCGACGATGCTCGGCGACCTGAAATGCGTGATCCTCGATTCGCGGCTGCGCGACATCGAACCGATGGCTTTCGATTTCGTGCTGAATTTCGCGAAGGACAACAACCTTGTCGTCACCGAAGCGTGCGAACTGCCGGACTACAGCGCGAAGAAGTGA
- the rpsT gene encoding 30S ribosomal protein S20, which produces MANSAQARKRARQAAKANSHNSALRSKFRTAIKSVRKAVEAGDHAKAADLFKAAVKTIDTIADKKIVHKNKAARSKSRLAAAVKGLQAAA; this is translated from the coding sequence ATGGCTAACTCCGCACAAGCACGCAAGCGCGCCCGCCAAGCCGCGAAGGCAAACTCGCACAACTCGGCGCTGCGCTCGAAATTCCGCACCGCGATCAAGTCGGTTCGCAAGGCTGTTGAAGCCGGCGACCACGCAAAGGCTGCCGATCTGTTCAAGGCTGCCGTGAAGACGATCGACACGATCGCCGACAAGAAGATCGTTCACAAGAACAAGGCCGCTCGCAGCAAGAGCCGCCTGGCCGCAGCCGTCAAGGGCCTGCAGGCAGCAGCGTAA
- the murJ gene encoding murein biosynthesis integral membrane protein MurJ — protein MNLFRALLTVSGFTLLSRVTGLARETLIARAFGASQYTDAFYVAFRIPNLLRRLSAEGAFSQAFVPILAEFKNQQGHDATKALVDAMSTVLAWALAVLSVLGIAGASWVVFAVASGLHTDGQAFPLAVTMTQIMFPYIVFISLTTLASGVLNTYKSFSLPAFAPVLLNVAFIAAAVFVAPHLKVPVFALAWAVIVGGVLQFLVQLPGLKKIDMVPLIGLNPLRALRHPGVKRVLAKMVPATFAVSVAQLSLIINTNIASRLGQGAVSWINYADRLMEFPTALLGVALGTILLPSLSKAHVDADSQEYSALLDWGLRVTFLLAAPSALALFFFATPLTATLFNYGKFDAHTVTMVARALATYGIGLVGIILIKILAPGFYAKQDIKTPVKIAIGVLIVTQISNYVFVPLIGHAGLTLSIGVGACLNSLLLFIGLRRRGIYQPSPGWLRFFVQLIGATLVLAGLMHWFSISFDWTGMRAQPLDRIALMGACLVLFAALYFGMLWVMGFKYAYFRRRAK, from the coding sequence ATGAATCTATTCCGAGCCCTGCTGACGGTCAGCGGCTTCACGCTGCTGTCGCGCGTGACCGGACTGGCCCGCGAGACGCTGATCGCCCGTGCGTTCGGTGCCAGTCAATATACCGACGCGTTCTACGTCGCGTTCCGCATTCCGAACCTGCTGCGCCGCCTGTCCGCCGAAGGCGCGTTCTCGCAGGCGTTCGTGCCGATCCTCGCCGAGTTCAAGAACCAGCAGGGGCACGATGCGACGAAGGCGCTCGTCGATGCGATGTCCACCGTGCTCGCGTGGGCGCTTGCCGTGCTGTCGGTCCTCGGGATCGCCGGCGCGTCGTGGGTCGTGTTCGCGGTCGCGTCCGGTCTGCACACCGACGGGCAGGCGTTCCCGCTCGCCGTCACGATGACGCAGATCATGTTCCCGTACATCGTGTTCATTTCGCTGACGACGCTCGCGTCCGGCGTGCTCAACACGTACAAGAGCTTCTCGCTGCCCGCGTTCGCGCCGGTGCTGCTCAACGTCGCGTTCATCGCCGCGGCCGTGTTCGTCGCGCCGCACCTGAAGGTGCCGGTGTTCGCGCTCGCGTGGGCCGTGATCGTGGGCGGCGTGCTGCAGTTCCTCGTGCAGCTGCCGGGCCTGAAGAAGATCGACATGGTGCCGCTGATCGGCCTCAATCCGCTGCGCGCGCTGCGGCACCCGGGCGTGAAGCGCGTGCTCGCCAAAATGGTGCCCGCGACGTTCGCGGTGTCGGTCGCGCAACTGTCGCTGATCATCAACACCAACATCGCGTCGCGGCTCGGGCAGGGCGCCGTGTCGTGGATCAACTACGCCGACCGCCTGATGGAATTCCCGACGGCGCTGCTCGGCGTCGCGCTCGGCACGATCCTGCTGCCGAGCCTGTCGAAGGCGCACGTCGATGCCGATTCGCAAGAATATTCGGCGCTGCTCGACTGGGGGCTGCGCGTCACGTTCCTGCTTGCCGCGCCGAGCGCGCTCGCGCTGTTCTTCTTCGCGACGCCGCTCACCGCGACGCTCTTCAACTACGGCAAGTTCGACGCGCATACCGTCACGATGGTCGCGCGTGCGCTCGCGACCTACGGGATCGGCCTCGTCGGCATCATCCTGATCAAGATCCTCGCGCCGGGCTTCTATGCGAAGCAGGACATCAAGACGCCCGTGAAGATCGCGATCGGCGTGCTGATCGTCACGCAGATCTCGAACTACGTGTTCGTACCGCTGATCGGCCATGCGGGCCTCACGCTGAGCATCGGCGTCGGCGCGTGCCTGAACTCGCTGCTGCTGTTCATCGGGCTGCGCCGGCGCGGCATTTACCAGCCGTCGCCGGGCTGGCTGCGCTTCTTCGTGCAGCTGATCGGCGCGACGCTCGTGCTCGCGGGCCTGATGCACTGGTTCTCGATCAGCTTCGACTGGACCGGGATGCGTGCGCAGCCGCTCGACCGCATTGCGTTGATGGGTGCGTGCCTCGTGCTGTTCGCTGCACTATATTTCGGTATGTTGTGGGTGATGGGCTTCAAATACGCTTACTTCAGAAGGCGCGCCAAGTGA
- a CDS encoding SirB1 family protein → MTRVLDYFSTLVADDDSLPVTETALSLAQDAYPDLDLQGTLAELDMLAARLRRRFTDDADLKGRVAALNDFFFRELGFACNHNDYYDPDNSHLNAVLKRRRGIPISLSVLYLELAEQVGVPARGVSFPGHFLLRVTLPDGDLIIDPTNGHSLSEAEMVEMLEPYVARAAGAVDSALRALLQPATSREIIARMLRNLKTIYLQTERWQRLLAVQQRLVILLPEQLDEVRDRGFAYARLDYLRPALEDLEQYLGERPEADDATVVESQVTELRQRMQRDGED, encoded by the coding sequence ATGACCCGCGTCCTCGACTACTTCAGCACGCTCGTGGCGGACGACGACAGCCTGCCCGTCACGGAAACCGCGCTGTCGCTGGCCCAGGATGCGTATCCCGACCTCGACCTGCAGGGCACGCTGGCCGAACTCGACATGCTGGCGGCGCGGTTGCGCCGGCGGTTCACCGACGATGCGGACCTGAAGGGCCGCGTCGCCGCGCTGAACGATTTCTTCTTCCGCGAGCTCGGCTTCGCGTGCAATCACAACGATTACTACGACCCCGATAACAGCCATCTGAACGCGGTGCTGAAGCGGCGGCGTGGGATTCCGATCTCGCTGTCGGTGCTGTATCTGGAGCTGGCCGAGCAGGTCGGCGTGCCGGCGCGGGGCGTATCGTTCCCCGGCCATTTCCTGCTGCGCGTCACGCTGCCGGACGGCGACCTGATCATCGATCCGACCAACGGCCATTCGCTGTCCGAGGCCGAGATGGTCGAGATGCTCGAGCCGTACGTCGCGCGCGCGGCCGGCGCGGTCGACAGCGCGTTGCGCGCGCTGCTGCAGCCGGCGACGAGCCGCGAGATCATCGCGCGGATGCTGCGCAACCTGAAGACGATCTATCTGCAGACGGAACGCTGGCAGCGGCTGCTCGCGGTACAGCAGCGGCTCGTGATCCTGTTGCCCGAACAGCTCGACGAAGTGCGCGACCGCGGTTTCGCGTATGCGCGGCTCGACTACCTGCGCCCCGCGCTCGAGGATCTCGAGCAATATCTCGGCGAGCGGCCGGAGGCCGACGACGCGACCGTCGTCGAGTCGCAGGTGACCGAATTGCGGCAGCGGATGCAGCGCGACGGCGAGGACTGA
- a CDS encoding SDR family NAD(P)-dependent oxidoreductase: protein MDIRGNVFLITGGASGLGAGTARMLAQAGGKVVLADLNEAAGTALATELGGVFVRCDVSTEADAQAAVDAATRAGTLRGLVNCAGIAPAAKTVGKDGAHPLDVFAKTINVNLVGTFNMIRLAAAAMAATAPTADGERGVIVSTASVAAFDGQIGQAAYAASKAGVAGMTLPIARDLSRSGIRVMTIAPGLFETPMLLGMPKDVQDALGAMVPFPPRLGKPAEYAMLVRQIVENPMLNGEVIRLDGAIRMQPK, encoded by the coding sequence ATGGATATTCGCGGCAACGTCTTTCTGATCACGGGCGGCGCATCGGGCCTCGGCGCCGGCACGGCCCGGATGCTCGCGCAGGCCGGCGGCAAGGTCGTGCTCGCCGACCTGAACGAGGCGGCAGGCACGGCGCTCGCAACCGAGCTGGGCGGCGTCTTCGTGCGGTGCGACGTGTCGACCGAGGCCGACGCGCAGGCGGCCGTCGACGCAGCGACGCGCGCGGGCACGTTGCGCGGCCTCGTGAATTGCGCGGGCATCGCGCCCGCCGCGAAAACCGTCGGCAAGGATGGCGCGCATCCGCTCGACGTGTTCGCGAAGACGATCAACGTGAACCTCGTCGGCACGTTCAACATGATCCGGCTCGCGGCCGCCGCGATGGCGGCCACCGCGCCGACCGCGGACGGCGAGCGCGGCGTGATCGTCAGCACCGCGTCGGTCGCCGCATTCGACGGGCAGATCGGCCAGGCTGCCTATGCGGCATCGAAAGCCGGCGTCGCGGGCATGACGCTGCCGATCGCGCGCGACCTGTCGCGCAGCGGCATTCGTGTGATGACGATCGCGCCCGGCCTGTTCGAGACCCCGATGCTGCTCGGCATGCCGAAGGACGTACAGGACGCGCTCGGCGCGATGGTGCCGTTCCCGCCGCGGCTCGGCAAGCCGGCCGAATACGCGATGCTGGTCCGCCAGATCGTCGAGAACCCGATGCTCAACGGCGAAGTGATCCGCCTCGACGGCGCGATCCGGATGCAGCCGAAGTAG
- the adk gene encoding adenylate kinase → MRLILLGAPGAGKGTQANFIKEKFGIPQISTGDMLRAAVKAGTPLGIEAKRFMDEGKLVTDDLIIGLVKERLKESDCANGYLFDGFPRTIAQADAMKDAGVAIDYVLEIDVPFSEIIERMSGRRTHPASGRTYHVKFNPPKVEGKDDVTGEPLIQRDDDKEETVKKRLEVYEAQTKPLIKYYGDWAQRGEENGLKAPQYRKISGLGSVEEIRERAFDALK, encoded by the coding sequence ATGCGTTTGATCCTGTTGGGCGCGCCCGGCGCGGGAAAGGGCACCCAGGCAAACTTCATCAAGGAAAAGTTCGGCATCCCGCAAATCTCGACGGGCGACATGCTGCGCGCGGCCGTGAAGGCCGGCACGCCGCTCGGCATCGAAGCGAAGCGCTTCATGGATGAAGGCAAGCTCGTGACGGACGACCTGATCATCGGTCTCGTCAAGGAGCGGCTGAAGGAATCCGATTGCGCGAACGGCTATCTGTTCGACGGCTTCCCGCGCACGATCGCGCAGGCCGATGCAATGAAGGACGCCGGCGTCGCGATCGACTACGTGCTCGAAATCGACGTACCGTTCTCGGAAATCATCGAGCGCATGAGCGGCCGCCGCACGCACCCGGCATCGGGCCGTACGTACCACGTCAAGTTCAACCCGCCGAAGGTCGAGGGCAAGGACGACGTGACGGGCGAACCGCTGATCCAGCGCGACGACGACAAGGAAGAAACCGTCAAGAAGCGTCTCGAAGTGTACGAAGCTCAGACCAAGCCGCTGATCAAGTATTACGGCGACTGGGCGCAGCGCGGTGAGGAAAACGGCCTGAAGGCGCCGCAGTATCGCAAGATCTCGGGCCTCGGCAGCGTCGAGGAAATCCGCGAGCGCGCGTTCGACGCGCTGAAGTAA
- the kdsB gene encoding 3-deoxy-manno-octulosonate cytidylyltransferase: MTHPQPFIAVIPARLASTRLPNKPLADLGGKPMVVRVAERARKAGAQQVLVASDAQSVLDAARDHGFEAVLTRADHPSGTDRLAEVAATFGWSDDTVVVNVQGDEPLIDPVLVRDVASHLAAHPACAIATAAHPIHDAADVFNPNVVKVALDAQSVALYFSRAPIPWSRDAYQPHWPDVAAMPAPAFPVYRHIGLYAYRARFLRTYPTLAQAPIEQAEQLEQLRALWHGERIAVMITERAPEAGIDTPADLARVQALFQPGSK; the protein is encoded by the coding sequence ATGACTCACCCGCAACCCTTCATCGCCGTCATTCCCGCGCGGCTCGCGTCGACGCGACTCCCGAACAAGCCGCTCGCCGATCTCGGCGGCAAGCCGATGGTCGTGCGCGTCGCCGAGCGCGCGCGCAAAGCGGGCGCGCAGCAGGTGCTCGTCGCATCCGACGCGCAGAGCGTGCTCGATGCGGCGCGCGATCACGGCTTCGAAGCGGTGCTGACGCGCGCCGACCATCCGTCCGGCACCGATCGCCTCGCCGAAGTCGCGGCGACGTTCGGGTGGAGCGACGACACCGTCGTCGTCAACGTGCAGGGCGACGAACCGCTGATCGACCCCGTGCTCGTGCGCGACGTGGCGTCGCACCTGGCCGCGCATCCGGCCTGCGCGATCGCGACCGCCGCCCACCCGATCCACGACGCGGCCGACGTGTTCAACCCGAACGTCGTGAAGGTCGCGCTCGACGCGCAGAGCGTCGCGCTGTACTTCTCGCGCGCACCGATCCCGTGGAGCCGCGACGCATACCAGCCGCACTGGCCCGACGTCGCGGCGATGCCGGCCCCTGCATTTCCGGTCTATCGGCACATCGGCCTTTACGCATACCGCGCGCGTTTCCTGCGCACGTATCCGACGCTCGCGCAGGCGCCGATCGAACAGGCCGAGCAGCTCGAACAGCTGCGCGCGCTCTGGCACGGCGAGCGCATCGCAGTGATGATCACCGAGCGCGCGCCCGAAGCCGGCATCGACACGCCGGCCGATCTCGCACGCGTGCAGGCCCTTTTTCAGCCGGGTTCAAAATAA
- a CDS encoding Trm112 family protein → MDARLLEILVCPICKGPLHYDRAAQELICNADKLAYPIRDGIPVMLVDEARQTVEGTPVDPAGR, encoded by the coding sequence GTGGACGCTCGCCTGCTTGAAATCCTTGTGTGCCCTATCTGCAAAGGCCCGCTCCACTATGACCGCGCCGCGCAGGAGCTGATCTGCAACGCGGACAAGCTCGCCTACCCGATCCGCGACGGCATCCCCGTGATGCTCGTCGACGAAGCGCGCCAGACCGTCGAAGGCACGCCGGTCGATCCGGCCGGCCGTTAA
- the lpxK gene encoding tetraacyldisaccharide 4'-kinase, which produces MSTPGGPLARLEARLTREWQRRGALAWALTPFSAVFGLCAALRRTAYAQGWKKPVDVGVPVVVVGNVTVGGTGKTPTVIALVDALRAAGFTPGVVSRGYGANVKAPTAVTPASRAGAAGDEPLLIARRTGAPVWVCPDRVAAAQALRAAHPDVDVIVSDDGLQHYRLARTVELVVFDHRLGGNGFLLPAGPLREPLSRHRDATLVNDPYSGALPPWPDTYALALTPGAAWHLDQPALRRPLSQFANERVLAAAGIGAPERFFATLRAAGLAPATRALPDHYAFADNPFVDDAVDAILITEKDAVKLGASWRDARLWVVPVEAALDPRLIALVVEKLRGRSPA; this is translated from the coding sequence ATGAGCACGCCCGGCGGCCCGCTCGCCCGGCTCGAGGCGCGCCTGACACGCGAATGGCAGCGCCGTGGCGCGCTCGCGTGGGCGCTCACGCCGTTCTCGGCCGTGTTCGGCCTGTGCGCGGCGCTGCGGCGCACCGCTTACGCGCAGGGCTGGAAGAAGCCGGTCGACGTCGGCGTGCCGGTCGTCGTGGTCGGCAACGTGACCGTCGGCGGCACCGGCAAGACGCCGACCGTGATCGCGCTCGTCGACGCGCTGCGGGCGGCCGGCTTCACGCCCGGCGTCGTGTCGCGCGGCTACGGCGCGAACGTGAAGGCGCCGACCGCCGTCACGCCCGCGTCGCGCGCGGGCGCGGCCGGCGACGAGCCGCTGCTGATCGCGCGTCGCACCGGCGCGCCGGTGTGGGTGTGCCCCGACCGCGTCGCGGCCGCGCAGGCGCTGCGCGCCGCGCATCCGGACGTCGACGTGATCGTCAGCGACGACGGCCTTCAGCACTACCGCCTCGCACGCACGGTCGAGCTCGTCGTGTTCGACCACCGGCTCGGCGGCAACGGCTTCCTGCTGCCGGCCGGCCCGCTGCGCGAGCCGCTGTCGCGGCACCGCGACGCCACGCTCGTCAACGATCCATACAGCGGCGCACTGCCGCCGTGGCCCGACACCTACGCGCTCGCGCTCACGCCGGGCGCCGCATGGCATCTCGACCAGCCCGCGTTGCGCCGCCCGCTGTCGCAGTTCGCGAACGAGCGCGTGCTCGCCGCGGCCGGCATCGGCGCGCCGGAACGCTTCTTCGCGACGCTGCGCGCGGCCGGTCTCGCGCCGGCGACGCGCGCGCTGCCCGACCATTACGCGTTCGCCGACAATCCGTTCGTCGACGATGCCGTCGACGCGATCCTGATCACCGAGAAGGATGCAGTAAAATTGGGCGCTTCCTGGCGCGACGCTCGACTCTGGGTCGTCCCTGTCGAAGCCGCGCTCGACCCTCGCCTCATTGCCCTCGTTGTGGAGAAACTCCGTGGACGCTCGCCTGCTTGA